CTGAAAGAGACTCTTGTTGCACCGATATCAAGAGTGAAGATAATGTTCGGAAGAACATTAGGGGGAGCAACTGTGGCCACAGTGCAGGGCATAATAGTATTCCTCATGAGCATGATTGTCGGTTTCAGGCCAGCCAACTGGATGCATCTCCCGCTGGCTTTCTTATTCATGTTCCTGATAGCCATGCTCTTCACCTCATTAGGCACAGCAATAGCATCAAAGCTCGAGGACATGCACGGCTTCCAGCTAATCATGAACTTCCTGATAATGCCCATATTCTTTCTCTCAGGAGCGCTGTTCCCCTTGGAAGGCCTGCCGAAGGTGATTGACACCATCACGATATTCAACCCATTGACATATGGGGTGGATGCACTGAGATATTCATTTACCGGGGTGGCTCACCTAGGTGTGATAACAGATCTCTCTGTTGTTGGAGGGGTAGCATTAGTCGTCGGCCTGATAGGAGCATACTTGTTCTCGAAGATAGAAATATAAAAAAATCATATTTTTTTCGGCCTGGAGATAATGAATTTCAGCAGAATAAATATGAATATCAGAATTGCAGGAATCCAAGTAAGTGCAACAAAAGGTTCAATTATGAGCTCTTCCAGCAAATGATTAACATGAATATGGAATTTCCATAATACTGCAAATACTAATTCCAGTATTATAAATGCAATGTAAAAAGTAGTCCTCGGATCACTTCTTTGATAATTCATCTCTAATCTGTATATGCAATACAAAGAGGACACCCCAAATATTATTGACAATAGTATCAATAATATGAGTAATACAATATTTGGCGATAGACCTGATAATAGGACAGTAAACGCAGAAATAACAACTATCAGAATTAAGGAAAATACAGAAATATTAAATGCCTTGTCTTTATCCATTGTTTACATCTCAAATATCAAAAATGGGTTAAAAATCATAACCCTAAAAACTTCAACAGCCCATGCACT
Above is a genomic segment from Candidatus Woesearchaeota archaeon containing:
- a CDS encoding ABC transporter permease; the encoded protein is MMQVIYILWLRQIKRYWRSKPRIIGSLGQPLLFLVALGFGFGPIYQRAGGGDYIQFLAPGVIAMSILFTSMFNGIEVIWDRQFGFLKETLVAPISRVKIMFGRTLGGATVATVQGIIVFLMSMIVGFRPANWMHLPLAFLFMFLIAMLFTSLGTAIASKLEDMHGFQLIMNFLIMPIFFLSGALFPLEGLPKVIDTITIFNPLTYGVDALRYSFTGVAHLGVITDLSVVGGVALVVGLIGAYLFSKIEI